A portion of the Oscillospiraceae bacterium genome contains these proteins:
- a CDS encoding DUF262 domain-containing HNH endonuclease family protein: protein MSFEADDKHVYDLFTKRCYGTPRNQRQYVWNKRNWQELFDDVLLVATGKEATHFIGSIVLYKENDRKNGISYFTIVDGQQRIISLTIFLASVAFCLHCYEFDDEFRGTKQYLFTRDDLNQETMVIKSEQYIALERIITGLFSISPNMAKCFETVALVKQFSRNNKNLAAAFVFFINSIYKQIEESTLSPIQVLLSLRTAITDNLLYVDITASSEEDAYTIFEILNARGSALEGHELLKNFILRGIRPDGDVDTAKTTWSEIESLLGNNIERFVKHYATHKYRTSVQEGISDYKLIRDSNKGIPTVPLLDDIYQKSIYYNRLLSPSQSEESANCSNVEFKVYAFFKKHRQEQIRPILLSLIHQYELGRLSQEKYEETLLFLYDFFICYTIIGQENSNKITNAIYKNSSILENHYSDSALECFISELKNKLPSKEVFLKAFSNLGWSHHAGYYDDDRNKERVQVVLEVLERYKCASKQCAAFTIEHILDDTNSPENGIIGNLIPLEDGLNSRCNGKDFASKLKIYETSMFHTARNIAQRYAGKSTIDINERTNIMAMDFYNRILKSSICSVQKNTNDTKMRKQGIETKSTIKKTIGNMMKKANHSTPENDLPDVQQLSFL from the coding sequence TTGAGTTTTGAAGCAGATGACAAACACGTCTACGACCTTTTCACCAAGCGTTGTTATGGAACGCCCCGAAACCAGCGACAGTATGTATGGAACAAAAGAAACTGGCAAGAGTTGTTTGATGATGTCTTGCTCGTTGCTACTGGAAAAGAAGCAACCCACTTCATCGGAAGTATCGTTCTTTACAAAGAAAACGACCGCAAAAACGGCATCTCATATTTTACAATTGTAGATGGTCAACAACGGATTATTTCCCTGACAATTTTTCTTGCAAGTGTAGCCTTTTGCCTTCATTGCTATGAATTTGACGACGAATTTCGAGGAACAAAGCAGTATTTGTTCACTCGTGATGATTTAAATCAGGAAACTATGGTCATCAAGTCTGAGCAATATATTGCACTGGAGCGAATTATTACCGGGCTCTTTTCAATTTCTCCAAATATGGCAAAGTGTTTTGAAACCGTAGCACTTGTAAAGCAGTTTTCTCGAAACAACAAGAATCTCGCAGCTGCCTTTGTGTTTTTCATAAACAGCATTTATAAACAAATTGAAGAATCCACTCTTTCCCCAATTCAGGTCCTACTCAGTTTACGAACCGCCATAACGGACAATCTGCTATATGTTGATATTACCGCATCTTCCGAGGAAGATGCGTACACGATTTTTGAGATTTTAAACGCTCGCGGCTCAGCATTGGAAGGGCATGAACTATTAAAGAACTTTATTCTAAGAGGCATTAGACCCGATGGAGATGTCGACACTGCGAAAACCACTTGGTCGGAGATCGAATCGCTTTTAGGTAACAACATCGAACGCTTTGTAAAACATTATGCAACCCACAAATATAGAACCTCTGTTCAGGAAGGTATCAGCGATTATAAACTCATTCGTGATTCCAACAAAGGCATTCCAACTGTTCCGCTTCTTGACGATATTTATCAGAAGTCCATCTACTACAACCGCCTTCTTTCTCCTTCTCAATCTGAGGAATCTGCAAACTGTTCGAATGTTGAATTTAAAGTATATGCTTTTTTCAAAAAGCATCGGCAAGAACAAATTCGTCCTATCCTTTTAAGTCTAATTCATCAATATGAACTCGGTCGCCTCAGCCAAGAGAAGTACGAGGAGACCCTTCTGTTTCTCTATGATTTTTTCATCTGCTATACCATTATTGGACAAGAAAATTCGAACAAAATAACAAATGCGATTTACAAAAATTCCAGTATTCTCGAAAACCACTACTCCGACTCCGCATTGGAATGCTTTATCTCAGAGTTAAAGAATAAACTTCCCAGCAAAGAAGTCTTTCTCAAAGCATTCTCCAATTTAGGGTGGTCACATCACGCTGGGTATTACGACGATGACCGAAACAAGGAACGTGTGCAAGTTGTTTTGGAAGTCCTTGAACGATACAAATGTGCCAGTAAGCAGTGTGCTGCCTTCACGATCGAACATATCTTGGATGATACAAATTCCCCTGAAAATGGCATTATCGGGAATTTGATTCCTCTTGAAGACGGCCTAAATTCACGGTGCAATGGAAAAGATTTCGCCAGCAAACTTAAAATTTATGAAACATCAATGTTTCATACCGCACGGAATATCGCTCAGCGATATGCTGGAAAGTCCACGATTGATATAAATGAGCGGACGAATATCATGGCAATGGACTTCTACAATCGTATCTTGAAATCCAGTATCTGCTCGGTTCAAAAAAACACCAATGATACAAAGATGCGCAAGCAAGGGATCGAAACCAAGTCCACCATCAAAAAAACCATTGGAAACATGATGAAAAAAGCCAATCATTCCACGCCTGAAAACGATTTGCCGGACGTTCAACAGCTTTCATTTTTGTAA
- a CDS encoding plasmid recombination protein, translating to MEQLARSKSAESAALCPSDMMLCVISYWVLSGAPQAADSAAKLLRTHPAKMLKWRDVYLKLTRHNGRAGPHGTYNPKHNDRNFDLTNSEHINLERVKGNIYWDCYHGIRSASDKDKQTAAFSDVEKMFYEIHYSHFVENQNARNAKIRHTERNRTIEDLLEGKKTCPEETIYQLGTLDEHASGEVLLAVVTEFIEEFKARFGDHVHVLDWALHLDESTPHIHERHVFDCENKYGEVAPQQEKALEALGFDLPDPNKSLSRRNNRKITFDAACRKMLFEIAKRHGLELEEEAEYGNRKYLEKQDFILAKQKEQLAAQQNRLDKLTLKVSDMETLLEDVSAAAYDKAVEVVTDVVRTETRKEDMRMIEDTKKWVLSPERKAPQATREYAAHRLDIVLDKFLKTVQTTAARLQEKLLKPEARQKGKEQVKEKARDSVLQLLSRLQAEQMQRKPGDIPAAEKSENRFQ from the coding sequence TTGGAACAGCTTGCCAGGAGCAAGAGTGCAGAGAGCGCAGCTCTTTGCCCCAGTGATATGATGCTGTGCGTCATATCCTACTGGGTATTATCTGGCGCACCGCAGGCGGCAGATTCAGCAGCAAAGCTGCTGCGCACCCACCCTGCCAAGATGTTGAAATGGAGGGATGTTTATCTGAAGCTGACACGACACAACGGACGAGCCGGGCCCCACGGCACCTATAACCCCAAGCACAACGATCGGAATTTCGACCTCACCAACAGCGAACACATCAACCTGGAACGAGTCAAGGGCAACATCTACTGGGATTGCTATCATGGCATCCGTTCTGCATCCGACAAGGATAAACAGACTGCTGCATTCAGCGATGTGGAGAAGATGTTCTATGAAATCCACTATTCTCACTTTGTGGAGAACCAGAATGCCCGCAATGCGAAGATTCGCCACACCGAGCGCAACCGAACCATAGAGGACTTGCTTGAAGGTAAGAAAACCTGCCCGGAAGAAACCATCTACCAGCTTGGGACGCTGGACGAACACGCTTCGGGCGAAGTTCTTCTGGCGGTCGTGACGGAGTTTATTGAGGAGTTCAAGGCGAGGTTCGGAGACCATGTTCATGTACTGGACTGGGCGTTGCATCTGGATGAAAGTACACCGCATATCCACGAACGTCATGTGTTCGACTGTGAGAACAAGTACGGCGAGGTGGCTCCCCAGCAGGAAAAGGCGTTGGAAGCGTTGGGCTTCGACCTGCCTGACCCAAACAAGTCTCTCAGTCGCCGAAATAACCGCAAAATCACCTTTGATGCCGCCTGTCGGAAGATGCTGTTCGAGATTGCCAAGCGGCATGGACTGGAATTGGAGGAGGAAGCGGAGTACGGCAACCGCAAATATCTGGAAAAGCAGGACTTCATCCTTGCAAAGCAGAAGGAGCAGCTTGCCGCCCAGCAGAACAGGCTGGACAAGCTGACCCTGAAAGTTTCGGACATGGAGACCCTGCTGGAAGATGTTTCGGCTGCGGCCTATGACAAGGCGGTGGAGGTCGTGACCGACGTGGTGCGCACCGAGACCCGCAAGGAAGATATGCGGATGATCGAGGACACGAAGAAGTGGGTGCTGTCCCCGGAACGCAAGGCTCCGCAGGCTACGAGAGAGTATGCAGCGCACCGTTTGGACATCGTGCTGGACAAGTTTCTCAAGACCGTGCAGACCACCGCTGCCCGCTTGCAGGAGAAGCTCCTGAAGCCGGAGGCCCGGCAGAAAGGCAAGGAACAGGTCAAGGAGAAAGCACGGGATTCCGTTCTGCAACTGCTAAGCCGATTGCAGGCAGAGCAGATGCAACGGAAACCCGGAGATATACCCGCTGCGGAAAAATCGGAAAATCGTTTTCAATAA
- a CDS encoding virulence-associated E family protein: MLTKHSNGEIQRTIQNCITILQNDHVLADAIRLNLLSERIDIVKTVGWPRSGKTLSDTDMKYILRRMEKYGISSEKKIESAIRIVANENRYHPIRDYLNSLKWDGTERIAHVLHHFLGAAEDEYTCEAMKIFLLGAIKRVFQPGCKFETMLCLVGGQGAGKSTFFRLLAVKDEWFSDDLRRLDDDNVYRKLQGHWIIEMSEMIATANAKSIEEIKSFLSKQKETYKIPYETHPADRLRQCVFAGTTNRQDFLPRDRTGNRRFIPVPVDAELAEVHVLDNEEGSRAYIDQLWAEAMTIYNSGDYKLAFSPAMQETLQAHQQDFMQEDAQAGMIYAFLEDYTGDRVCSKQLYAEALGNNNIPAEWETRAICEIMNTGISRGDIQGWQAHKTAKRYPKYGVQKGWERVTSHETGAENFSEITDAEAEQMGFPF, translated from the coding sequence ATGCTGACCAAGCACTCCAATGGCGAAATTCAACGGACGATCCAGAACTGCATCACGATTTTGCAGAACGACCATGTGCTGGCCGATGCCATCCGGCTAAACCTGTTGAGCGAGCGCATCGACATTGTGAAGACCGTGGGCTGGCCCCGCTCCGGCAAGACGCTGAGCGACACCGACATGAAGTATATTCTGCGCCGTATGGAGAAATACGGCATCTCCAGCGAAAAGAAAATCGAATCTGCTATCCGTATCGTTGCCAACGAGAACCGCTATCATCCCATCCGGGACTATCTGAACAGTCTGAAATGGGATGGAACAGAGCGGATAGCCCACGTCCTGCACCACTTTCTCGGTGCTGCGGAGGACGAATACACTTGCGAAGCCATGAAGATTTTCTTGCTGGGAGCCATTAAGCGCGTGTTCCAGCCGGGATGCAAATTTGAAACCATGCTCTGTCTGGTGGGCGGGCAAGGTGCGGGAAAGTCCACCTTTTTTCGGCTGCTGGCCGTTAAGGACGAGTGGTTCTCGGACGATTTGCGGCGGTTGGACGACGACAATGTGTACCGCAAGCTGCAAGGTCACTGGATCATCGAAATGTCGGAGATGATCGCCACCGCCAATGCCAAGAGCATCGAGGAGATCAAGAGCTTTCTCAGCAAACAGAAGGAGACCTATAAAATCCCCTACGAGACCCATCCTGCCGACCGTCTGCGCCAGTGCGTCTTTGCTGGCACGACCAACCGGCAGGATTTTTTGCCCCGTGACCGCACCGGCAACCGCCGTTTCATTCCTGTTCCGGTGGATGCGGAACTGGCCGAAGTCCACGTTTTGGACAACGAAGAAGGATCCCGTGCCTATATCGACCAGCTCTGGGCAGAAGCCATGACCATCTACAACAGCGGCGACTATAAGCTGGCGTTCAGCCCCGCAATGCAGGAAACGCTGCAAGCTCACCAGCAGGACTTCATGCAGGAGGATGCACAGGCTGGCATGATCTATGCCTTTCTGGAGGACTACACGGGGGACCGGGTGTGTTCCAAGCAGCTCTATGCGGAGGCGCTTGGCAACAACAACATCCCGGCTGAGTGGGAGACCCGTGCTATCTGCGAGATCATGAACACGGGTATTTCGCGCGGCGATATCCAAGGCTGGCAGGCGCACAAGACCGCTAAGCGTTACCCGAAGTACGGCGTTCAGAAAGGCTGGGAGCGCGTAACCAGCCACGAAACCGGGGCTGAAAATTTCTCCGAAATAACGGATGCGGAAGCCGAGCAGATGGGCTTTCCCTTCTGA
- a CDS encoding excisionase — protein MKDVPIWEKSNLTLEEAAAYSGIGINKLREITNEDKCKFVLWVGNKRLIKRRLFDCFVEQAYSI, from the coding sequence ATGAAAGACGTCCCGATTTGGGAAAAGAGCAATTTGACGCTGGAAGAAGCGGCGGCTTACTCCGGCATTGGCATCAACAAGCTGCGCGAGATCACCAACGAGGATAAGTGCAAATTTGTTCTTTGGGTGGGAAACAAGCGTCTGATCAAACGTCGCCTGTTCGATTGCTTTGTCGAGCAAGCATATTCTATTTGA
- a CDS encoding tyrosine-type recombinase/integrase, whose protein sequence is MPEKRKDSKGRVLKDGESQRANGTYDYRYTDIHKKRRCIYAKSLTELRKKEEELWRDLADGIDYAAGEMTVADLVDRYMNLKRGLKPNSLRSYNTAVKRIHADPFGQKAIKTVKLSDAKGWFVFLHDSGFKQNTIGILQSVVRPAFEMAVEDDIIRKNPFKFKLSDVVPKDAYVRNALTREQQEKYLQFVQDYGGNYYDDIVILMGTGLRVSELYGLTRTDIDFERHCIHVRRQLCRTAEKPYFVTPPKTKSGIRNVPMTDTVCAALRRVVKARASTKVEALVDGCSGFLFLDKSGMPKVAMHLENYMRGVQGKFEKAYGKPVPRITPHVLRHTFCTNVQQAGLDVKSLQYLMGHSNASVTLDVYTHSSFESVERAFEQIAGNL, encoded by the coding sequence ATGCCTGAAAAGCGCAAGGATAGCAAGGGCCGTGTTTTGAAGGATGGCGAAAGCCAGAGAGCAAATGGCACTTACGACTATCGTTATACCGATATCCACAAGAAACGACGTTGTATTTACGCTAAATCCCTGACAGAGCTGCGGAAAAAAGAGGAAGAACTGTGGCGCGATCTGGCAGACGGCATCGACTACGCCGCCGGAGAGATGACGGTGGCTGATCTGGTTGACCGCTATATGAACCTGAAACGTGGGTTGAAACCCAATTCACTTCGGTCGTACAACACGGCGGTCAAGCGGATTCATGCTGACCCTTTCGGGCAAAAAGCCATCAAAACGGTAAAATTGTCCGATGCGAAAGGCTGGTTCGTGTTTCTGCATGACAGCGGTTTCAAGCAAAACACCATAGGAATCCTGCAAAGCGTTGTCAGACCGGCGTTTGAGATGGCGGTAGAGGATGACATCATCCGCAAGAATCCATTTAAGTTCAAGCTGTCGGACGTTGTGCCGAAGGACGCTTATGTGCGCAATGCCCTGACCAGGGAACAGCAGGAGAAATATCTGCAATTCGTTCAAGACTATGGCGGCAACTATTATGATGATATCGTCATTCTTATGGGAACCGGCTTGCGTGTGAGTGAGTTGTATGGCCTGACACGAACAGATATCGACTTTGAACGGCACTGTATCCATGTCCGGCGGCAGCTTTGCCGGACGGCTGAAAAGCCCTACTTTGTCACACCGCCGAAAACAAAAAGCGGTATCCGCAATGTTCCCATGACAGATACCGTTTGTGCAGCGTTGCGGCGTGTAGTAAAAGCTAGAGCGTCCACGAAAGTGGAAGCGCTGGTGGATGGTTGCAGCGGATTCCTCTTTCTGGACAAGTCCGGGATGCCGAAGGTGGCAATGCATTTGGAAAACTATATGCGTGGCGTTCAGGGAAAGTTTGAGAAGGCGTACGGCAAACCTGTTCCGCGCATTACACCTCATGTGCTGCGACACACCTTCTGCACCAATGTTCAGCAGGCCGGACTGGATGTAAAAAGCCTGCAATACCTGATGGGACACTCCAATGCCAGTGTGACGTTGGATGTCTACACGCACAGCAGCTTTGAATCGGTTGAAAGAGCCTTTGAACAGATCGCCGGCAACCTGTGA
- a CDS encoding penicillin-binding transpeptidase domain-containing protein, with protein sequence MSGRRVLALYAALLFGFAVVLCRLFYLASRTDYAARAAAQSTVTLELPARRGGFYDCMGLPLTGLEKRWMALCFPGQENYTRLYACTDTAGQELLYRSRSRAAPFLVEVDRDMTALGIPCYAASRRYAAAPLCPQLLGYLDGDGHGAAGLEKALDALLTGSGARDTLLCPVTAQGTLRTGEQVQHLQADSGAVGVRLTISRSVQRAAEAVAAQTMTTGCILVLDVRTAALRACVSVPGFDPADPAASLEAPDSPFLNRALQAYAVGSVFKPVLAAAALEAGLAPEYDCNGAVVVDGQIFRCAGGVPHGEVDLSAALAKSCNGYFIRLGQQLGAQALLQQAQALGFGRSIGLAEGLTAQSGALPGAEELAQSGQLANFSFGQGSLLATPLQVAAMMNTIANGGVYRAPCLLDCALDETSGEELSAFARPQAERVLTEQTAAALRTMLEQTVAEGTAQDASGLPGGAAGKTGTAQTGQFTAEGKERMNLWFAGFYPAEDPQYTIVVLQDGQTQAAVSSAAVFAQLCTALHWLG encoded by the coding sequence ATGTCCGGGCGGAGGGTGCTGGCGCTGTATGCGGCGTTGTTGTTCGGCTTTGCCGTAGTGCTGTGCAGGCTGTTTTATTTGGCGTCCCGCACGGATTATGCAGCCCGTGCGGCGGCACAGAGCACGGTCACGCTGGAACTGCCAGCCCGGCGCGGCGGCTTTTACGACTGCATGGGCCTGCCACTCACCGGGCTGGAAAAACGCTGGATGGCTCTCTGCTTCCCGGGGCAGGAAAATTATACCCGCCTGTACGCCTGCACCGACACCGCCGGACAGGAACTGCTGTACCGCAGCCGCAGCCGGGCGGCTCCATTTCTCGTGGAGGTGGACCGGGACATGACGGCGCTGGGCATTCCATGCTATGCGGCGTCCCGGCGGTATGCAGCCGCACCGCTGTGCCCGCAGCTGCTGGGGTATCTGGACGGTGATGGCCACGGTGCTGCCGGGCTGGAAAAAGCACTGGACGCGCTGCTCACCGGCAGCGGGGCACGGGACACCCTGCTGTGCCCGGTGACCGCGCAGGGCACCCTGCGCACCGGGGAGCAGGTGCAGCATCTGCAGGCGGACAGCGGAGCGGTGGGGGTCCGCCTGACCATCTCCCGTTCTGTCCAGCGGGCGGCCGAGGCGGTGGCGGCGCAGACCATGACCACCGGCTGCATTCTGGTGCTGGACGTCCGCACGGCAGCCCTGCGGGCCTGCGTCAGTGTGCCGGGTTTTGACCCGGCTGACCCGGCGGCCAGTCTGGAAGCGCCGGACAGCCCCTTTTTAAACCGGGCCTTGCAGGCGTATGCGGTGGGGTCGGTGTTCAAGCCGGTGCTGGCGGCGGCTGCGCTGGAAGCCGGCCTTGCGCCGGAGTACGACTGCAACGGCGCGGTGGTGGTGGACGGGCAGATCTTCCGCTGCGCAGGCGGTGTGCCGCACGGCGAGGTGGACCTTTCGGCCGCATTGGCAAAGAGCTGCAACGGCTATTTTATCCGGTTGGGGCAGCAGCTGGGAGCACAGGCTCTTTTGCAGCAGGCGCAGGCGCTTGGCTTCGGGCGGAGCATCGGGCTGGCGGAGGGCCTTACCGCCCAGAGCGGAGCCCTGCCGGGAGCCGAGGAACTGGCCCAGAGCGGGCAGCTGGCCAATTTCAGCTTCGGGCAGGGCAGCCTGCTGGCAACGCCGCTGCAAGTGGCCGCCATGATGAACACCATCGCAAACGGCGGTGTTTACCGTGCGCCGTGCCTACTGGACTGTGCGCTGGATGAAACATCCGGGGAAGAGCTGTCGGCCTTTGCCCGCCCGCAGGCAGAACGGGTGCTCACGGAGCAGACCGCAGCGGCTCTGCGCACCATGCTGGAGCAGACGGTGGCCGAGGGCACGGCACAGGATGCTTCCGGCCTGCCCGGCGGGGCGGCGGGCAAGACCGGTACCGCCCAGACCGGGCAGTTCACGGCTGAAGGGAAAGAGCGCATGAACCTGTGGTTCGCGGGGTTTTACCCGGCCGAGGATCCGCAATACACCATCGTGGTCTTGCAGGACGGACAGACGCAGGCGGCGGTCTCCAGCGCGGCGGTGTTTGCACAGCTGTGCACGGCACTGCACTGGTTGGGATAA
- the secG gene encoding preprotein translocase subunit SecG codes for MSVIEIVGGAILLVASLVIVFLTLMQHTHGQGLSGAINGSAGGANNARLTPADQMLAKVTRIAGVVFFVVAILACLFTGRLAG; via the coding sequence ATGTCTGTTATCGAAATCGTTGGCGGCGCGATCCTGCTGGTCGCTTCGCTGGTCATCGTGTTCCTCACCCTCATGCAGCACACCCACGGCCAGGGCCTTTCCGGCGCCATCAACGGCAGTGCAGGCGGTGCCAACAACGCACGCCTGACCCCGGCTGACCAGATGTTGGCCAAGGTGACCCGCATTGCCGGTGTCGTCTTTTTCGTGGTGGCAATTCTGGCTTGCCTGTTCACCGGCCGTCTGGCAGGTTGA
- the rnr gene encoding ribonuclease R: MAMRDKIEHAIQNQPCTVKDLKSKFGGDRGSDRKVMEAVDQLVHEAVICQRQGVFFTVRSGRADKALLCKVVKLGKNFAFVMLEDGTSDIFIPGRFTRGAMPGDKVLVEKFEHPRVEGSDEGEILAVLEEKNDLVGTVRRVEGMLKFVPDDCPAISMRMMRDCEGGAKDGDKVAVEILQRGNRQEDHRVGVAMRFGSSDEAKRCAKALLYAQDIRSRFPDKVREEAKKLENAEVTEADCEGRMDLRALPIFTIDSAETKDIDDAISLTKTPEGGFELGVHIADVSHYVKPGSELDNEAFHRATSVYYADQVVPMLPKQLSNGICSLNEGVLRLAFSCLMRLDKDGNLTDYRFVKSVIRSRVKGVYSEINALLAGSADDELKGKYHEVLAQLPAMKELYGHRARLRKERGCMDIESGEVKLILDENGHCIDVKKRTSGESEAMIEEFMLLANQCAAHFARVKQIPFVYRVHEEPNAEKLERLHALLQACGINDHFAKEVPTPKELSAILEGVRGGPYEQIINTGMLRCMSKALYEEKPKGHYGLVLQDYAHFTSPIRRYPDLAIHRIMTAQLKGTDKDTMILRYTDFAERASKQASEREVIAMQIERKAEDCYKAEYARRHLGESYEGRISGVTQRGLFIELENGVEGFVPASSLTPSGTMLTEGVRLSDPVSGRNWSLGDTMMITIVRSDVNLGKIDFEVAQPTAK; encoded by the coding sequence ATGGCAATGCGCGATAAAATTGAGCACGCGATCCAGAATCAGCCGTGCACCGTGAAGGACCTCAAGTCAAAGTTCGGCGGGGACCGTGGCTCGGACCGCAAGGTGATGGAGGCCGTGGACCAGCTGGTGCACGAGGCTGTGATCTGTCAGCGGCAGGGCGTTTTCTTTACGGTGCGTTCCGGCCGCGCCGACAAGGCCCTGCTGTGCAAGGTGGTCAAGCTGGGCAAGAACTTTGCTTTTGTCATGCTGGAGGACGGCACCAGCGATATCTTCATCCCGGGCCGCTTCACCCGCGGCGCCATGCCCGGTGACAAGGTGCTGGTGGAAAAGTTTGAGCATCCCCGTGTGGAGGGCAGCGACGAGGGCGAGATCCTGGCCGTGCTGGAAGAAAAGAACGATCTGGTGGGCACCGTCCGCCGTGTGGAGGGCATGCTGAAGTTCGTGCCCGATGACTGCCCCGCCATCTCCATGCGGATGATGCGCGACTGCGAGGGCGGTGCCAAGGACGGCGACAAGGTGGCTGTGGAGATCCTGCAGCGCGGCAACCGGCAGGAAGATCACCGCGTGGGCGTGGCCATGCGCTTTGGCAGCTCCGACGAGGCCAAGCGCTGCGCCAAGGCTCTGCTCTATGCGCAGGACATCCGCAGCCGTTTCCCGGATAAGGTCCGCGAAGAGGCCAAGAAGCTGGAAAACGCCGAGGTGACCGAGGCCGACTGTGAGGGCCGCATGGATCTGCGCGCTCTGCCCATCTTCACCATCGACAGCGCTGAGACCAAGGACATCGACGACGCCATTAGCCTGACCAAGACGCCGGAGGGCGGCTTTGAGCTGGGCGTGCATATTGCGGATGTGTCTCACTACGTCAAGCCCGGCAGTGAGCTGGACAACGAAGCCTTTCACCGTGCCACCAGCGTGTACTATGCCGACCAGGTGGTGCCCATGCTGCCCAAGCAGCTGTCCAACGGCATCTGCAGCCTGAACGAGGGCGTGCTGCGCCTGGCGTTCTCCTGCCTGATGCGTCTGGACAAGGACGGCAACCTGACCGACTACCGCTTTGTCAAGTCGGTCATCCGCAGCCGTGTCAAGGGCGTGTACTCCGAGATCAACGCCCTGCTGGCCGGCAGTGCCGACGACGAGCTCAAGGGCAAGTACCACGAGGTTCTGGCTCAGCTGCCCGCCATGAAGGAGCTGTACGGCCACCGTGCCCGCCTGCGCAAGGAACGCGGCTGCATGGACATCGAGAGCGGCGAAGTCAAGCTGATCCTGGACGAGAACGGCCACTGTATCGACGTGAAGAAGCGCACCTCCGGCGAGAGCGAGGCTATGATCGAGGAGTTCATGTTGCTGGCCAACCAGTGCGCCGCCCACTTTGCCCGGGTCAAGCAGATCCCCTTTGTGTACCGCGTGCACGAGGAGCCCAACGCCGAAAAGCTGGAGCGTCTGCATGCTCTGCTGCAGGCCTGCGGCATCAACGACCACTTTGCCAAGGAGGTGCCCACCCCCAAGGAGCTGAGCGCCATTCTGGAGGGCGTGCGCGGCGGCCCGTATGAGCAGATCATCAACACCGGTATGCTGCGCTGCATGTCCAAGGCTCTGTACGAGGAAAAGCCCAAGGGTCACTACGGTCTGGTGCTGCAGGACTATGCCCACTTTACCAGCCCCATCCGCCGCTATCCGGACCTGGCCATCCACCGCATCATGACCGCGCAGCTCAAGGGCACCGACAAGGACACCATGATCCTGCGCTACACCGATTTTGCGGAGCGGGCCAGCAAGCAGGCCAGCGAGCGCGAAGTCATCGCCATGCAGATCGAGCGCAAGGCCGAGGACTGCTACAAGGCCGAGTATGCCCGCCGCCATCTGGGCGAGAGCTACGAGGGCCGCATTTCCGGCGTGACCCAGCGCGGCCTGTTCATTGAACTGGAGAACGGCGTGGAGGGCTTTGTACCGGCTTCCAGCCTGACCCCCTCCGGCACGATGCTCACCGAGGGCGTGCGCCTGTCCGACCCCGTCTCCGGCAGGAACTGGAGCCTGGGCGATACCATGATGATCACCATCGTGCGTTCCGACGTCAATCTGGGCAAGATTGACTTTGAGGTGGCCCAGCCCACCGCAAAATAA